Proteins from one Argopecten irradians isolate NY chromosome 15, Ai_NY, whole genome shotgun sequence genomic window:
- the LOC138309713 gene encoding uncharacterized protein: MGKRHPSCVGLCYVCSKALTVVLAVGLIVVLGTLLVGQDRRLIEATRQSAVPEFLRPVIIATPEPSVFAIRDQIFLRCEENISSLYLTSINTDDIPTVEFENKCFSRAIRNFCQEGSGKRVPNIAHYVWFGNRNMTFYQLVSFLSVHRFQKPCLILVHGDVIPTGTYWKYLIRRVPYIIHVHMSQPYKVENGRKLGSMTHKSNLARLMVLKEYGGIYLDLDTVLLRSLDPLMDFPVTMSLEYWSNLWNGLIVAERDPVFIRHWINLFHKQYYYDPKKYFEFSLFLPTRIAKAHPTWIHVENMTFCTPAGNKVNQIFDENFDWKQNYAMHLYIRYYKKHDDVISVRTLNATIGSLARLVLYDTKSLLEV, from the exons ATGGGGAAGCGACACCCGTCTTGTGTAGGTCTCTGTTACGTCTGCAGTAAGGCGCTGACAGTAGTCCTCGCCGTGGGACTAATCGTTGTGCTGGGGACACTCTTAGTTGGACAGGATAGGAGACTGATAGAAGCTACCCGACAATCTGCCGTACCAG AATTCCTACGGCCTGTTATTATTGCTACGCCCGAGCCTTCCGTGTTCGCAATCCGTGACCAAATTTTCCTCAGGTGTGAAGAAAACATCTCTAGCTTGTATCTCACCTCTATAAATACAGACGACATCCCAACCGTGGAATTTGAGAACAAATGTTTTTCCCGCGCTATTCGGAACTTCTGTCAGGAAGGAAGTGGAAAGAGAGTCCCGAATATCGCCCACTATGTTTGGTTTGGAAATAGAAATATGACCTTTTACCAACTGGTCAGCTTTCTGAGTGTCCACAGATTCCAGAAGCCATGTCTGATACTAGTCCATGGAGATGTGATTCCCACCGGAACTTACTGGAAATATCTGATTCGCCGTGTTCCGTATATCATACACGTGCACATGTCCCAGCCCTACAAGGTTGAGAACGGCCGGAAACTGGGATCTATGACGCACAAGTCCAACCTAGCAAGACTAATGGTACTTAAAG AATACGGCGGTATCTATTTAGATCTGGACACAGTCCTGCTGCGATCCCTGGACCCCTTGATGGACTTCCCCGTCACTATGAGCCTGGAGTACTGGAGCAACCTCTGGAACGGTCTAATTGTAGCCGAGCGTGACCCGGTTTTTATTAGACATTGGATTAACCTCTTCCACAAACAGTACTACTACGATCCTAAGAAATACTTTGAGTTTTCTCTATTCCTGCCGACCAGGATCGCTAAGGCTCACCCGACCTGGATACACGTGGAAAACATGACGTTTTGTACTCCGGCAGGAAATAAAgtaaatcaaatatttgatgaaaacTTTGACTGGAAGCAAAACTACGCCATGCATCTTTATATCCGGTACTATAAAAAACATGATGACGTCATCAGTGTAAGGACCTTGAATGCGACGATAGGCTCACTCGCGCGCTTAGTGTTGTACGATACAAAATCTTTGTTAGaagtttaa